From a single Anaerolineales bacterium genomic region:
- a CDS encoding DegT/DnrJ/EryC1/StrS family aminotransferase, giving the protein MKWKIPLSDIDFGPEEKAAVDSVLQSRWLTMGAVTEEFEQSFASYIGAKHAIAVTNATAALHLACVAAGLGAGDEAIVPSMTFVATANAVRYTGATPVFADVIGEHDLNMSYHSIEKMISGRTRAIVVMHYGGYACDMPSIMELARERGLKVIEDAAHAIGSELGGIKLGIWGDIGCFSFFSNKNMTTGEGGMIVTNHDAYSQRLHSLRSHGMTTMTWDRHKGHAWSYDVVDLGYNYRIDEIRAALGKIQLGKLPANNERRRHLVRVYRDMLRELTPQVILPFENHAGISAAHLMPILLPSGTNRSNFMDGMKSQGIQTSIHYPPIHMFTAYSQSGDKYSLPNTVDAAGREITLPLYPAMSDEDIVTVVKAVECALVPAR; this is encoded by the coding sequence ATGAAATGGAAAATACCGCTATCTGATATTGACTTTGGACCGGAAGAAAAAGCTGCTGTTGACAGTGTTTTGCAGAGCCGCTGGTTGACGATGGGTGCTGTTACAGAGGAATTCGAGCAGTCCTTTGCATCCTATATTGGTGCAAAACATGCGATTGCAGTGACGAATGCAACAGCAGCGCTGCACCTTGCCTGTGTGGCAGCAGGTTTGGGCGCAGGAGATGAGGCGATCGTCCCATCAATGACCTTTGTTGCTACTGCCAATGCTGTCCGCTACACGGGTGCGACACCGGTCTTTGCTGACGTCATCGGCGAGCATGATCTAAATATGTCTTATCATTCCATTGAGAAGATGATCAGCGGACGGACGCGTGCCATTGTTGTGATGCATTATGGCGGCTATGCTTGTGATATGCCCAGCATCATGGAGTTGGCGCGCGAGCGTGGGTTGAAGGTGATCGAAGATGCGGCACATGCGATCGGTTCGGAACTTGGCGGGATCAAACTTGGGATCTGGGGTGACATTGGATGTTTTAGTTTTTTTTCCAATAAGAACATGACTACGGGCGAGGGGGGCATGATCGTAACCAACCATGATGCTTATTCGCAGCGACTGCATTCGTTGCGCTCGCACGGTATGACCACAATGACCTGGGATCGTCATAAGGGACATGCCTGGAGCTATGATGTGGTTGACTTGGGGTACAACTATCGCATCGATGAGATCCGTGCAGCATTGGGGAAGATTCAACTTGGTAAATTGCCGGCAAACAATGAGCGCCGCCGGCATCTTGTACGGGTTTATCGGGATATGCTGCGTGAGTTGACCCCGCAGGTCATACTTCCCTTTGAGAATCATGCCGGGATTTCAGCCGCTCATCTAATGCCCATACTTTTGCCCTCCGGAACGAACCGGTCGAATTTCATGGATGGGATGAAATCGCAGGGGATTCAAACCAGCATCCATTATCCACCCATTCATATGTTTACAGCATACAGCCAGAGCGGAGACAAATACTCCCTGCCCAATACGGTTGATGCTGCGGGGCGCGAGATCACTTTGCCGTTGTATCCTGCAATGTCGGATGAGGATATTGTCACTGTTGTAAAGGCTGTTGAGTGCGCACTTGTTCCAGCCCGATGA
- a CDS encoding response regulator transcription factor, with the protein MNKKVLVIDDDPELGQLIDAILKPLGLTAYLSYSGMDGLKKAYAIHPDLIILDINMPDLNGFEVCSRLREFSNVPILMLTARFHENDMLHSFHVGVDDFLGKPFNKSELQARIRALLRRSSSNQNTNGNSYITAYIDPVLDIDLSTRTIKLLGKIVELSPKEYDLLACLVREQGKILSHHELAREVWGDVYANDPSETSLYIYYLRKKLKDGQHGHRYIRTHWGRGYWFASRSEEEEIT; encoded by the coding sequence TTGAATAAAAAAGTGCTCGTGATTGACGACGACCCTGAACTGGGACAATTGATCGATGCGATCCTTAAGCCTTTGGGGCTCACTGCCTATCTCTCCTATTCAGGGATGGATGGGCTCAAAAAAGCATATGCAATTCATCCCGACCTGATCATCCTCGACATCAACATGCCGGACCTGAACGGCTTTGAAGTCTGTTCACGCCTGCGCGAGTTTTCCAACGTCCCGATCCTGATGCTCACCGCCCGATTTCATGAGAATGACATGCTGCATAGTTTTCACGTCGGGGTGGATGATTTCCTCGGAAAACCCTTCAACAAGAGTGAACTCCAGGCGCGCATACGCGCATTATTAAGACGTTCTTCAAGTAATCAAAATACAAATGGAAATTCATATATTACTGCATACATCGACCCAGTGTTGGATATCGATCTTTCGACCAGGACCATCAAGCTCCTGGGAAAGATCGTGGAGCTATCCCCGAAGGAGTATGACCTGCTCGCCTGCCTGGTGCGGGAACAGGGAAAGATCCTGTCGCATCATGAACTGGCGCGGGAGGTTTGGGGAGATGTGTATGCCAACGACCCATCTGAAACGTCCCTATACATCTACTATCTCAGAAAGAAACTGAAGGATGGGCAACATGGCCATCGTTATATCCGCACCCATTGGGGACGGGGGTATTGGTTCGCATCACGCAGTGAAGAGGAAGAGATAACCTAA
- a CDS encoding MBG domain-containing protein, producing MSTNFHFLIQAWRRARSYNLGTRVRLFVMILVFVIPLMGANHGVALAAGTTYYVDNTNPVCSDSGPGTMAAPLCTITRGDVLAALPGDTVHVLAGTYVETVIVTHSGAEGNPITFHASPGVTVTGNPGGFGSAFAVSSKSYVVIDGFNITETKFKGIYVDGSNHITITNNNVSYAGKDTGSDQHQQGIFLRNTTYSTISGNMTHHNSCIGIRLINNSDYNTVSNNISYANSSAIAHPVVVISDAAGIELTGSSNNTVSNNITYGNEDTGINLYVNSSGVGSSYNLVVGNLSYGNGDHGIDNNNSPYNTIIGNTVHGNGTVGINFEGTAGFGSHHATVMNNISTGNGFTPPAGSFGGNMRVDSVSIAGTILDYNLYNRESASVQIIWNNSNYVSLAALRVAEPSQEVHGLEGDPLFMQPVESVLRTSGVAYPASETTGNYHLSPGSPAIDSANSDAPGQQAVDIEGNARIDDPATTNSGAGARTYDDRGAYEYQPSGSNVAPVVTTQAATLITQTTALGNGTISSLGVPNPTQHGFVWSTSVNPTIADDKTTEGSVSETGAFTSAITGLMPGTLYHVRAYATNAAGTAYGADMTFTTLPATTVVFNTSGTWVAPAGVTSVTVEVWGGGGRGGSISSGSGEAQGGGGGGGAYSIKNNIPVTPGNSYSYVVGTGSTSTSAGGDSYFINISTVLARGGNSSNSNNGASGGAAASGVGDVKYSGGSGVSGSSFFNYGGGGGSSAGTAANGSTATNATGATAPSGGGNGGNGKSSPSGNGTAGSTPGGAGGGAYRSNGSNSYNGGAGANGQIRITYYVETRPTTTSVNCGAGTPAVTYGDSITCVATVSASSGTPTGTVSWSTGGAGSFVTSPCNLSSGSCSVSYTPSSVGSGSHLITANYTGGGAFLPSSSNQSVTVNPKALTINGVVAEDKTYDGTMTATLDLTSAALVGVVAPDIVAFDSSSVTSTFASANAGTWAVTASGFGLSGADISNYTLPAQPVIPDATILPKAASVTPNAAGKVYGEDDPALTGTLTGFLAGDNVTATYSRAAGETVAGGPYTISAVLAPAGVLGNYTITYNTAAFTITPKTASVTPNAGSKVYGSADPALTGTLTGFLAGDNVTATYSRAAGETVAGGPYTISAVLAPAGVLGNYTVTYNTAAFTITPKTASVTPNAGSKVYGEDDPALTGTLTGFLAGDNVTATYSRAAGETVAGGPYTISAVLAPAGVLGNYTITYNTAAFTITPKTLTITGVVANNKVYDGTTAATFNLTGAALVGVVAPDVVTINSGSAAGTFASANAGTWAVTASGFGLSGADVGNYTLPAQPIIPDATITPKTASVTPNAGSKVYGEDDPALTGTLTGFLAGDNVTATYSRAAGETVAGGPYTISAVLAPAGVLGNYTITYNTAAFTITPKTASVTPNAGSKVYGSADPALTGTLTGFLAGDNVTATYSRAAGETVAGGPYTISAVLAPAGVLGNYTVTYNTAAFTITPKTASVTPNAGSKVYGSADSALTGTLTGFLAGDNVTATYSRAAGETVAGGPYTISAVLAPAGVLGNYTVTYNTAAFTITPKTASVTPNAGSKVYGEDDPALTGTLTGFLAGDNVTATYSRAAGETVAGGPYTISAVLAPAGVLGNYTITYNTAAFTITPKTLTITGVVANNKVYDGTTAATFNLTGAALVGVVAPDVVTINSGSAMGTFASANAGTWAVTASGFGLSGAGAGNYTLAAQPVLPNATITPKAISVTANVASKFYGAVDPVLTYTSTPLAGGDSFSGTLARAAGENVGIYAINQGTLTAGSNYIITFTGANLTVNPLAITVTADAGQMKAEGAADPAEFTYAVNPALVGSDTFSGALTRELGETPGFYAILVGTLSAGANYDMTFVSNNFEIVANQAPVITEGSDIGVTMSKNGFPDKFALTLNATDAEDHTLTWSIQTQAGNGTATATGDGNSKVIAYAPTLNFSGADSFVVRVTDQLGAFDDITVNVTVSAGGDFPTFVDVPMANSAWSYIESIYYAGITGGCSTNPLAYCPNSSVTRAQMAIFLLRGMYGQAYTPPPATGTVFADVPLTHSAAAWIEQLAAEGITGGCGNGNYCPSSPVTRAQMAIFLLRAKYGQAYTPPAATGTEFLDVPIGHSAAAWIEQLAAEGITGGCGGGNYCPNNSVTRAQMAIFIQRTFDLARP from the coding sequence ATGTCAACTAATTTTCATTTTCTAATCCAGGCATGGAGAAGAGCACGCTCCTATAACCTGGGCACCAGGGTCAGATTGTTTGTGATGATCTTGGTGTTTGTCATACCGTTGATGGGGGCAAATCATGGCGTTGCTTTGGCGGCAGGTACAACCTACTATGTCGATAATACGAACCCTGTCTGCTCCGATAGCGGACCGGGCACAATGGCTGCGCCATTATGCACGATCACAAGAGGGGATGTTCTTGCAGCCCTTCCCGGGGATACGGTTCATGTGCTGGCTGGTACGTATGTGGAGACGGTAATTGTGACGCATAGCGGTGCCGAAGGGAATCCGATCACCTTCCATGCCAGCCCCGGCGTTACGGTGACCGGGAATCCGGGTGGATTTGGCAGCGCGTTCGCGGTGAGCAGCAAGAGCTATGTGGTCATTGATGGATTCAACATCACCGAAACCAAATTCAAGGGGATCTATGTAGATGGCTCGAACCACATCACCATCACGAACAACAATGTTTCCTATGCGGGGAAAGATACCGGTTCTGACCAGCATCAACAGGGCATCTTCTTAAGGAATACCACCTATTCCACGATCAGTGGGAATATGACTCACCACAACTCGTGCATCGGTATTCGGCTGATCAATAACAGCGATTACAACACGGTCAGCAACAATATTTCGTATGCCAATTCTTCGGCAATTGCACACCCGGTGGTGGTAATATCGGATGCGGCGGGGATCGAACTGACCGGGAGCAGCAACAATACGGTCAGTAACAATATCACCTATGGCAATGAAGATACCGGGATCAATCTATATGTCAATTCCAGCGGTGTAGGTTCCAGCTATAACCTGGTTGTTGGAAACCTGAGTTACGGAAATGGCGACCATGGCATTGACAATAACAACTCCCCCTATAACACGATTATAGGGAATACAGTGCATGGCAACGGCACCGTCGGGATCAACTTCGAAGGTACTGCTGGTTTTGGTTCGCATCATGCGACCGTTATGAACAACATCAGTACTGGAAATGGATTTACCCCCCCGGCGGGTTCGTTTGGCGGCAACATGCGTGTCGATTCTGTCTCGATAGCCGGGACGATACTCGACTACAATCTCTACAATCGTGAGAGCGCCAGTGTTCAGATCATTTGGAACAATAGCAACTATGTTTCGCTGGCGGCACTGCGCGTAGCAGAACCAAGTCAGGAAGTGCATGGATTGGAGGGCGATCCGCTTTTCATGCAGCCCGTCGAGTCGGTTCTACGCACCTCGGGAGTGGCATACCCCGCCAGTGAGACCACAGGGAACTATCACCTGAGCCCCGGTTCACCGGCGATCGACAGTGCCAACTCTGATGCGCCGGGTCAGCAGGCTGTGGATATCGAAGGCAACGCCCGGATCGATGATCCAGCTACTACGAACAGTGGCGCTGGTGCGCGGACCTACGATGACCGCGGAGCCTATGAGTATCAACCGTCGGGTTCGAATGTGGCGCCCGTTGTCACGACCCAGGCGGCAACTTTAATTACCCAGACCACAGCCTTGGGGAATGGCACGATCAGCAGTTTGGGTGTGCCCAATCCAACTCAGCATGGTTTCGTCTGGAGTACTTCTGTCAACCCGACCATCGCAGATGATAAGACGACTGAAGGATCGGTCTCTGAAACCGGTGCTTTCACGAGCGCCATCACCGGTCTGATGCCGGGAACGCTATATCATGTGCGGGCATACGCCACCAACGCGGCGGGCACAGCCTATGGCGCGGATATGACCTTCACGACTCTCCCTGCCACGACAGTTGTCTTTAACACCTCAGGGACTTGGGTGGCACCTGCAGGCGTGACTTCTGTTACCGTCGAAGTTTGGGGTGGTGGTGGCAGAGGTGGGAGCATTTCTAGTGGTAGTGGCGAAGCCCAGGGTGGCGGCGGTGGCGGCGGTGCCTACTCCATTAAGAACAATATCCCGGTAACGCCGGGGAATAGTTACTCTTATGTCGTTGGTACTGGATCGACATCCACGTCCGCAGGCGGTGATTCGTACTTCATTAACATCTCCACCGTTCTTGCCCGGGGTGGCAACTCGTCGAATTCCAACAACGGTGCTAGCGGAGGCGCGGCAGCCTCAGGAGTTGGCGATGTCAAATATTCCGGTGGCAGCGGCGTGAGTGGAAGTAGTTTTTTTAACTATGGGGGTGGTGGAGGCTCATCCGCCGGAACGGCTGCCAATGGATCAACTGCCACGAATGCAACAGGCGCGACTGCACCAAGCGGCGGTGGTAACGGTGGTAACGGCAAATCGAGTCCATCAGGCAATGGCACTGCTGGATCAACCCCGGGCGGGGCTGGAGGTGGTGCATATAGAAGCAATGGAAGCAATTCATATAATGGCGGCGCCGGTGCGAATGGCCAGATAAGAATCACCTATTATGTGGAGACGAGACCTACTACCACAAGCGTAAACTGTGGCGCCGGTACGCCCGCTGTTACCTATGGCGATAGCATTACCTGCGTAGCTACTGTGAGCGCATCAAGCGGCACTCCTACAGGCACTGTTTCCTGGTCCACGGGTGGCGCTGGTTCATTTGTAACCAGCCCCTGTAATCTCTCCTCGGGCAGCTGCTCCGTAAGTTATACGCCGTCTTCTGTGGGTTCTGGCTCGCATCTGATCACAGCCAACTATACCGGCGGCGGGGCATTCCTTCCCAGCAGCAGCAATCAGTCTGTTACTGTCAACCCGAAAGCCTTGACGATCAACGGTGTGGTTGCCGAAGATAAAACCTACGACGGGACAATGACTGCAACATTGGATCTGACAAGCGCTGCGCTGGTGGGCGTGGTCGCTCCGGATATTGTTGCATTCGATAGTAGTTCGGTAACCAGCACATTCGCCAGTGCAAATGCTGGCACCTGGGCTGTCACGGCATCCGGTTTTGGCTTGAGCGGGGCAGATATCAGTAACTATACGTTGCCAGCTCAGCCTGTCATCCCAGATGCAACCATCCTGCCCAAAGCCGCCTCGGTAACCCCGAACGCCGCCGGAAAGGTCTATGGCGAAGATGACCCGGCACTGACCGGGACGCTGACTGGCTTCCTGGCGGGCGACAATGTCACAGCGACCTACAGCCGTGCAGCAGGCGAGACGGTGGCAGGCGGACCGTACACGATCAGCGCAGTGCTTGCCCCGGCCGGAGTGCTCGGCAACTACACCATCACCTACAACACCGCCGCCTTCACCATCACGCCGAAGACCGCTTCGGTTACGCCGAACGCAGGCAGCAAGGTCTATGGATCTGCCGACCCGGCACTGACCGGGACGCTGACCGGCTTCCTGGCAGGCGACAACGTCACAGCGACCTACAGCCGTGCAGCAGGCGAGACGGTGGCAGGCGGACCGTACACGATCAGCGCGGTGCTTGCCCCGGCCGGAGTGCTTGGCAACTACACCGTCACCTACAACACCGCTGCTTTCACCATCACACCGAAGACCGCTTCGGTAACCCCGAACGCAGGCAGCAAGGTCTATGGCGAAGATGACCCGGCACTGACCGGGACGCTGACCGGCTTCCTGGCAGGCGACAACGTCACAGCGACCTACAGCCGTGCAGCAGGCGAGACGGTGGCAGGCGGACCGTACACGATCAGCGCGGTGCTTGCCCCGGCCGGAGTGCTCGGCAACTACACCATCACCTACAACACCGCCGCCTTCACCATCACACCGAAGACCCTGACGATCACGGGTGTGGTCGCCAATAACAAGGTATATGATGGCACAACTGCCGCGACGTTCAATCTGACAGGCGCTGCGCTGGTGGGCGTGGTCGCTCCGGATGTTGTCACGATCAACAGTGGTTCCGCAGCGGGCACATTCGCCAGTGCAAATGCTGGCACTTGGGCTGTCACGGCATCCGGTTTTGGCTTGAGCGGTGCAGATGTCGGTAACTATACGTTACCAGCCCAGCCCATCATCCCAGACGCAACCATCACACCAAAGACCGCCTCGGTTACGCCGAACGCAGGCAGCAAGGTCTATGGCGAAGATGACCCGGCACTGACCGGGACGCTGACCGGCTTCCTGGCAGGCGACAACGTCACAGCGACCTACAGCCGTGCAGCAGGCGAGACGGTGGCAGGCGGACCGTACACGATCAGCGCGGTGCTTGCCCCGGCCGGAGTGCTTGGCAACTACACCATCACCTACAACACCGCCGCCTTCACCATCACGCCGAAGACCGCTTCGGTTACGCCGAACGCAGGCAGCAAGGTCTATGGATCTGCCGACCCGGCACTGACCGGGACGCTGACCGGCTTCCTGGCAGGCGACAACGTCACAGCGACCTACAGCCGTGCAGCAGGCGAGACGGTGGCAGGCGGACCGTACACGATCAGCGCGGTGCTTGCCCCGGCCGGAGTGCTTGGCAACTACACCGTCACCTACAACACCGCTGCTTTCACCATCACGCCGAAGACCGCTTCGGTTACGCCGAACGCAGGCAGCAAGGTCTATGGATCTGCCGACTCGGCACTGACCGGGACGCTGACCGGCTTCCTGGCAGGCGACAACGTCACAGCGACCTACAGCCGTGCAGCAGGCGAGACGGTGGCAGGCGGACCGTACACGATCAGCGCGGTGCTTGCCCCGGCCGGAGTGCTTGGCAACTACACCGTCACCTACAACACCGCTGCTTTCACCATCACACCGAAGACCGCTTCGGTTACGCCGAACGCAGGCAGCAAGGTCTATGGCGAAGATGACCCGGCACTGACCGGGACGCTGACCGGCTTCCTGGCAGGCGACAACGTCACAGCGACCTACAGCCGTGCAGCAGGCGAGACGGTGGCAGGCGGACCGTACACGATCAGCGCGGTGCTTGCCCCGGCCGGAGTGCTCGGCAACTACACCATCACCTACAACACCGCCGCCTTCACCATCACACCGAAGACCCTGACGATCACGGGTGTGGTCGCCAATAACAAGGTATATGATGGCACAACTGCCGCGACGTTCAATCTGACAGGCGCTGCGCTGGTGGGCGTGGTCGCTCCGGATGTTGTCACGATCAATAGTGGTTCCGCAATGGGCACATTCGCCAGCGCAAATGCTGGCACCTGGGCTGTCACGGCATCCGGTTTTGGCTTGAGTGGAGCGGGAGCAGGCAACTACACACTGGCTGCCCAGCCCGTTCTTCCCAATGCAACCATCACACCCAAAGCCATTTCTGTGACGGCAAACGTCGCCAGCAAGTTCTACGGCGCTGTTGATCCAGTGCTTACCTATACATCCACTCCTTTGGCAGGCGGCGATTCCTTCAGCGGCACGCTTGCCCGCGCGGCTGGCGAAAATGTTGGCATCTATGCCATCAATCAGGGCACATTAACTGCTGGCAGCAACTACATCATCACCTTTACAGGTGCAAACCTGACGGTCAACCCGCTGGCGATCACAGTCACGGCAGATGCCGGACAGATGAAAGCCGAAGGCGCGGCTGACCCGGCAGAATTCACCTACGCGGTCAACCCGGCGCTGGTCGGCAGCGACACCTTCAGCGGCGCACTCACCCGCGAACTCGGTGAAACCCCCGGCTTCTACGCCATCCTGGTCGGCACGCTCTCCGCGGGCGCCAACTACGACATGACCTTCGTCAGCAACAACTTCGAGATCGTCGCCAACCAAGCCCCGGTCATCACCGAAGGCTCTGATATCGGCGTGACGATGTCCAAGAACGGCTTCCCGGACAAGTTCGCCCTGACCCTGAACGCCACCGACGCTGAAGACCACACCCTGACCTGGAGCATCCAGACCCAGGCTGGCAACGGGACCGCCACCGCCACCGGCGACGGCAACTCCAAGGTCATCGCCTACGCCCCGACCCTGAACTTCTCCGGTGCGGACAGCTTTGTGGTGCGCGTCACCGACCAGCTCGGTGCCTTCGATGACATCACGGTCAACGTGACGGTCTCCGCAGGCGGCGACTTCCCGACCTTCGTCGATGTGCCCATGGCGAACTCCGCCTGGTCCTACATCGAGTCCATCTACTATGCCGGCATCACCGGCGGCTGTTCCACCAACCCGCTTGCCTACTGCCCGAACAGCTCCGTCACCCGCGCCCAGATGGCGATCTTCCTGCTGCGCGGCATGTACGGACAAGCCTACACGCCTCCCCCGGCGACCGGCACCGTCTTCGCTGACGTTCCGCTCACCCACTCGGCTGCGGCTTGGATCGAACAACTGGCTGCGGAAGGCATCACCGGCGGCTGCGGCAACGGCAACTACTGCCCGAGCAGCCCGGTCACCCGCGCCCAGATGGCGATCTTCCTGCTGCGCGCCAAGTATGGACAAGCCTACACGCCTCCTGCCGCCACCGGCACCGAGTTCCTGGACGTCCCGATCGGTCATTCGGCTGCGGCTTGGATCGAGCAGCTGGCTGCGGAAGGCATCACCGGCGGATGCGGTGGCGGCAACTACTGCCCCAACAACTCCGTCACCCGCGCCCAGATGGCGATCTTCATCCAGCGCACCTTCGACCTAGCACGTCCGTAA
- a CDS encoding CPBP family intramembrane metalloprotease, translating into MNAPRAVAKQSYSKPSIVQLAPVWMVLVRPALALIMQGIIVLLFSQLQIQSPTVAVRNWWTVYGTLIDIVCLALIFWLTRTEGINLFSLISFDKSRLKKDIPLGIGIFIVVFPLAVFGGSLLAGILAYGTFQPTLPEGAFIRSLPLWAVLYSRILWWIIWSFTEELTFQGYALPRLQALTKHKWLAMAWVTFGWSLQHSFLPFINFQHALFLFIMFVPLTLALQLIYLRLGRLVPVIVAHWLMDLSSVLFMLQVV; encoded by the coding sequence ATGAATGCACCGCGCGCAGTAGCGAAACAATCCTACAGCAAACCATCCATTGTTCAACTCGCGCCTGTATGGATGGTGCTTGTGCGTCCCGCGCTTGCGCTGATCATGCAGGGCATTATCGTCCTGCTGTTCAGTCAATTGCAAATCCAATCACCGACCGTTGCTGTCAGAAACTGGTGGACGGTGTACGGGACATTGATCGACATCGTTTGTCTGGCATTGATTTTCTGGTTGACACGAACCGAGGGCATCAACCTTTTCAGTTTGATTTCCTTCGATAAAAGCAGACTCAAAAAAGACATCCCGCTGGGAATTGGTATCTTCATCGTTGTGTTTCCGCTCGCAGTCTTTGGCGGAAGCCTGTTGGCGGGTATCCTGGCATACGGAACATTTCAGCCAACCTTACCGGAAGGCGCGTTTATTCGATCCCTGCCGTTGTGGGCGGTTCTGTACAGCCGCATCCTCTGGTGGATCATCTGGTCATTCACCGAAGAACTGACCTTTCAGGGTTATGCGCTGCCGCGTTTGCAGGCGCTCACCAAACACAAATGGCTGGCAATGGCTTGGGTGACATTCGGCTGGTCATTGCAACACAGCTTCCTGCCTTTTATCAACTTCCAACATGCCCTGTTCCTGTTCATCATGTTTGTGCCGTTGACATTGGCGCTGCAGCTGATCTACCTGCGGCTTGGCAGGCTCGTGCCGGTGATCGTTGCCCATTGGCTCATGGATTTGTCATCCGTTCTATTCATGCTCCAGGTCGTGTAA
- a CDS encoding polysaccharide biosynthesis tyrosine autokinase — MEIKDLILLMWRNIRYLFLGLVVGAGIGILVSNIQSPVYEATSKILVSRIRQQGSVDMLSLSDEQLLAINLQLAKSQPVLDDVFSKLGDRIDADNIQVSAIPNTLIVQISVQDHDPLQAATTANLLVETLIQRNEMLLSNRYKELESAIGGQLEQVAEQIDELEVQISQINDAGIQEQLKQASQKVEQLKQDISRLEQEIAGFSFTPSALERIALAEKQAQLEQSRSLLNIYQQIQVNLTYVGKPGQSGSSLENPQLATLQATLGLYQQIYQTMVNSLENVRLARSQSRQNVMQIVTATPPKTPVRPMPVLYLLLASVVGVALAATSILVFDHLDDSLKTAGQIEELLGLSVLGSVLKNKHPQNELVTLHDPFSVESEAFRALGASLQIVVAAKNIKTLMVVNADPAETKTPVAANLAVINAQQGKQVILLDGDLKNPHLHVLFGLDNHKGFSELLQDGQDIKNVRHTMKDMKGLTVISSGMMEKNATVWMDAEKLEHLLEGLREQTDLVIVDSPPSDTAGAQILASKMDAALLVIRAGHTRVEPAHATLKRLQLIGGKVIGAVLNHATQRRNINWKVLPWLKEKPMAKKKSRETSDGIDASTILPS; from the coding sequence ATGGAGATAAAAGATTTAATCCTGCTTATGTGGCGGAATATAAGATACTTATTCTTGGGGCTTGTAGTGGGTGCGGGGATTGGGATCCTTGTCTCGAATATTCAATCTCCCGTGTATGAAGCTACGTCCAAGATTTTGGTCAGCCGGATACGCCAGCAAGGCAGTGTGGATATGTTGTCGCTAAGCGATGAACAATTGCTGGCGATCAACCTTCAACTGGCTAAATCCCAACCTGTTTTGGATGATGTATTCTCTAAGCTGGGCGATAGAATTGATGCAGATAATATACAGGTCAGCGCCATTCCAAACACGCTGATTGTTCAAATCAGTGTTCAGGATCATGATCCGCTGCAGGCGGCAACGACTGCCAATCTGCTTGTTGAAACCCTCATTCAAAGAAATGAAATGCTTCTATCCAACCGGTATAAGGAACTGGAAAGTGCCATTGGCGGGCAACTGGAGCAAGTTGCAGAACAAATTGATGAATTGGAGGTTCAGATCAGCCAGATCAATGATGCGGGGATTCAAGAACAACTAAAGCAGGCAAGCCAGAAGGTTGAACAATTAAAACAGGATATATCTCGTTTGGAGCAGGAAATCGCGGGCTTTTCCTTTACTCCATCTGCGCTTGAACGTATAGCTCTGGCTGAGAAACAAGCTCAGTTGGAGCAATCTCGTTCGCTGTTAAATATATACCAGCAGATACAGGTGAATTTGACCTACGTTGGAAAACCCGGGCAGAGTGGTTCAAGTTTGGAGAACCCCCAACTCGCAACCCTTCAAGCGACATTGGGACTTTATCAACAGATCTACCAGACCATGGTCAATAGCCTTGAAAATGTGCGTTTGGCGCGCTCACAAAGCAGACAAAATGTGATGCAAATCGTCACCGCCACGCCGCCCAAGACTCCGGTTCGTCCCATGCCGGTTCTTTATCTCTTGTTGGCAAGTGTCGTAGGGGTGGCATTGGCAGCGACCTCCATTCTGGTATTTGATCACCTGGATGATTCATTAAAGACTGCCGGTCAAATAGAGGAGCTACTTGGTTTGTCTGTTTTAGGGTCGGTGCTCAAGAACAAGCACCCCCAAAATGAATTGGTCACATTGCATGACCCCTTTTCGGTGGAGTCGGAGGCGTTCCGTGCTTTGGGAGCGAGCCTACAAATTGTTGTTGCAGCGAAGAACATCAAAACGTTGATGGTCGTGAACGCAGATCCGGCAGAGACCAAGACGCCTGTCGCTGCAAATTTGGCTGTGATCAATGCTCAGCAAGGCAAGCAGGTTATCCTTTTGGATGGGGATTTGAAAAATCCCCATCTGCATGTACTCTTTGGCTTGGACAACCATAAGGGATTTTCGGAGCTTTTGCAGGACGGACAGGATATAAAAAATGTTCGTCACACGATGAAGGACATGAAAGGATTGACCGTGATATCCAGTGGGATGATGGAGAAGAACGCGACAGTCTGGATGGATGCTGAGAAGTTGGAGCATTTGCTGGAAGGATTGCGGGAACAGACTGATTTGGTGATCGTGGATAGTCCGCCTTCGGATACTGCTGGTGCACAGATCCTTGCATCTAAAATGGATGCGGCGCTTCTGGTGATCCGCGCTGGGCATACTCGTGTTGAGCCGGCACATGCCACTTTGAAGCGTTTGCAATTGATTGGCGGAAAGGTGATCGGGGCTGTGTTGAACCATGCAACCCAAAGAAGAAATATCAATTGGAAAGTTTTGCCATGGCTAAAAGAAAAGCCCATGGCTAAGAAAAAAAGCAGGGAGACCAGTGACGGGATTGATGCATCAACGATTTTGCCTTCCTGA